The following are from one region of the Bacillota bacterium genome:
- a CDS encoding AzlC family ABC transporter permease, with amino-acid sequence MARTKVKTALIDSDFFYGFKQGIPIILGYIPVGFTFGLMTAAGGLSPWLALLTSLTNYTSTGQFAGIRLILGGSGYLEIMLTTLVINLRYFLMALSLTQKIDPHLALSKRVICGLGITDETFTVAGIEQRRLHFPYLMGLMLGPFLAWSTGTILGAIVSTALPQQLTSAMGIALYALFIALIIPPAQESRSVLAVIFIAVSINTVLQFMPIFRFISAGFRIIIATIAAAGLGAWLWPMQEEQESGGAVR; translated from the coding sequence ATGGCCAGAACAAAAGTAAAAACAGCTCTGATCGATAGTGATTTTTTCTATGGTTTTAAACAGGGAATTCCAATAATCCTTGGATATATTCCGGTCGGCTTTACCTTTGGCTTAATGACTGCTGCCGGAGGTCTTTCGCCTTGGCTGGCATTATTAACCTCGCTGACAAATTATACAAGCACGGGCCAGTTTGCCGGTATCAGACTGATTTTAGGCGGATCCGGCTATCTGGAGATCATGCTTACCACTTTGGTGATCAATCTGCGGTATTTTCTAATGGCCTTATCCTTAACCCAGAAAATTGATCCGCATCTAGCTTTGAGTAAGCGAGTGATCTGTGGACTAGGAATTACGGATGAAACCTTTACTGTTGCCGGAATAGAGCAGAGAAGACTGCACTTTCCTTATCTGATGGGTTTAATGCTCGGACCCTTTTTAGCCTGGAGTACCGGTACAATCTTGGGTGCAATAGTCAGTACAGCGCTTCCCCAGCAGCTTACCAGCGCAATGGGAATAGCATTGTATGCTCTGTTTATTGCCCTAATCATTCCTCCAGCTCAAGAATCCCGATCGGTTTTAGCTGTGATTTTTATTGCTGTATCAATTAACACTGTGCTGCAGTTTATGCCGATTTTCAGGTTTATATCTGCAGGTTTTCGAATTATCATTGCAACAATCGCCGCGGCCGGGCTCGGCGCTTGGCTTTGGCCGATGCAGGAAGAACAAGAGAGTGGGGGAGCAGTTCGATGA